The window AGCGCGGGTAACTCTGGCGTCGCATGCGACGACACGGTGAGGACCCAGTTCGTCCTCGACACCCCGGGGGTGGCGCTGACAGGCAGGCGATACGCCTGCCCGCCAAAGAGTTGAGGTGCCTATGGCCATCAGCCTCGTCGTCATGCAGACCGGGCTCCGAGTGCAGTTCACGGGACCTGACCGGATCGCCGCGTGCTCTCGGGGGCTCCACGTGCCCTTCGAGCGGATCGTCGGGTCGCGGGTGATGACCCGGAACGACGCCGTCGCCTCAAGCCCTCGCCTTCCCTGCCCCGGGTCATGGTGGCCCGGGCGGCTCCGCGCAGGCTCTTGGGGCGTCGGAGAGCGCCGACAGCTCTGGGGCGTTCGCCGGGGTGACTACGTCGTGGTCGTCTACCTTTCGGGACGTCCGTTCCATCGGGTCGTCGTGGACGTCGCGGATCCCCAGCGGACGCACCGCGGCATCGAGGCGGCGCTGCTGCACAGCAAGACGACCAGTGCTCGCCAGTCGCTTCGCGGCCTGCTGCCCGGGCCCAGCGAGGACGGGCCCAGCTTCACCCGGCGCGGGACGCCTGAAGCGTTCTAGGTGGTCCTGTTCTATGCCGCCGTCCGCGCCGACACCGACGGGCGTCCGCCGGGCGGTTCCGGCGCGAGCTGAGCAGGTTGTTGGTTCTGCCCGGCGGCGTCTCGCTAGCCGTCTCGGTCGTCGTCGCTGCCTTGATCTAGACGGAGCTCGGCGGCAGACGGCATGAGGAGAGCACGCGAATGGCGGTTGTGGGCGAGCGTAGCGTGATCCAAGTCACACGAATGCTGCCCCGGACCCCGGCCCCGTTCGGAACCGATACCGGAGGTACTGCCATGGCCCGCATGATGATCGACTGCCGGGATATGCCCAGCGACAGCAACTGCACATTGGCGATTGCCGGTGACGACGTCGAGGATCTGCTCGACGCTGCCGTGTTGCACGCGACGAGCAAGCACGGCCACGACGACGGTCCGGAACTTCGCGAGGGTATTCGCGGCGGGCTGAAGCCCGCCGAAGCGGCCATGGCCTGACCACC of the Mycobacteriales bacterium genome contains:
- a CDS encoding DUF1059 domain-containing protein, yielding MARMMIDCRDMPSDSNCTLAIAGDDVEDLLDAAVLHATSKHGHDDGPELREGIRGGLKPAEAAMA